The Niallia sp. Man26 genomic sequence TTAGAAAGGCATTTACTTTAGCCTTTTTAGACATATTAGACCTTGCTACATAGCCAAACCTAGTTTTCCCTTTCCTTACCGCTTTAAATGTAAAGCCTAGAAACTCGGAAGAGTTTTTCTTTAGATTAATAACCTTCGATTTTTCCTCACTTGTTTCCAACTGAAGTCTTTTTCTCAAGAAATCCTTCAATGCGTAATTCATTTTTATTGCCTGTGACCTAGTTCTGCACATTACCTTAAAATCATCCGCATACCGGATGATAAAACACTCTTTTAAAGCTGTTTTCTTCAGTGGCTGATATTTACTACCATTAGTGGCGTAGGTATATCTGCTTTTAAACGTTTCCCATTGGTCACTAACCCACCAATCTAATTCGTTTAACACAATGTTGGATAGTAAAGGTGACAGAATCCCCCCCTGCGGGGTACCTTTTGTAGGAACACCTTCTCCATCAATTTCTGCTTTAAGTAGCCTAGATATTATAGAAAGAAGTGATTTATCTCTTATGCCTATTGACCACATTTGTTTTAAAAGCTTACTATGATTAACATTATCAAAGAAGCCTTTAATATCTACATCAACACAATGATGTAGCCCAGACTGGTTAATTAGGAACTCAAGTCTGGCTTTGGCATGATGAGTGCTGCGATTTGGTCTGAACCCATAACTGTGTTTATGGAATTTTGCTTCGCAAATTGGCTCTAAGATTTGTAAAATGCACTGCTGAAAGATTCTATCCCAAATCGTTGGAATTCCCAAAGGTCTAGTTTTCCCATTTCCTTTTGGTATGTAAACTCTTCTTACCGTTTGCGGTTCGTACCATTTAAACATGGATTGGACTGTTGCTATTACATCTTCTACTGCTAAATGCTGAATGTCATTAATCGATAACTTGTCAGTTCCAGCAGTTTTGCTACCTGTATTTCTCTTAATGTTTCGATAGGCAAGTCGTATATTATCTGGAGAACTCATTAATTCTGTTAAGTCATAGAAGTGATGACCACCGACACTTTGAGCGTATAGTGTGTCAAAACAATCTTGCATACTATAATATTCACTGTGTCTCAGTTTCTTCCGTTTCAATAAGTCGGTACTCCTTTCGGAGTTAAACCTCTTTTAGTCTCACGAGAACCTTATTAATCGATAAAGAACTGCCTTACTTGGTTGAATAAATCTTTATTAGTCTAGTGGCTATCCCTCCGTGTGAATTAGACACTTCATAGGTACTGTGCCACCACTTTCACTGATATGAAGATAAGTTATACAGTAACTAGTTTCATTATTGTTTTCCTTATCAACGTTTCAATAGAAGTAAGTCCTCCACGTTATCAGCTTACAACGTTGAATTATATCTATTATAGAATGAACTTAGGTGCTTCCTGTAAGCCTGTTAGCGTTCATACGCCTGTAACGTATCATGGATTTTCATATTAGCGAGTCTTACTCACCCACAGCTAACCTCACAATTTGGTGATATACACATTTCTATGTATAGCAGGTATAGACCCGTACATTCAGAAGTTTGTCAGCTTAACCATTTATTTTAGGTTTATTCGCATTCTCACCATATTCATTCAACTCAAGCACCATGAATTACACCACTCCATCGAGTAGGCTTTCGTCAGCCGAACTGATACGGTAATTTCTCACGCCTTTTCACCGAGCTTATAACACTATCATTCTTACTAAATCAAGTGCTATTCGACTAAGAGAGAACCCTTCCGAGCGTTACCTCATCATTTGATTCTTCGATATAACCCTTCAGTTCCGAAAGGAACTGCCTAACCTTTACCGGAGTAATGTAACCATCCTCCATTTAACTAGGAACATTTCGCACCACTATCCTGCCCTGTTTGTGACATGGCAAAAGGCTTCTCCTCTATTAAAGGAAAGCCCTGCTTGAACCTATATGCTAATGGCGGCTGTTTAGAAAAAAACTTGTTAACTGGTAAATTTAAAAATGATTAACCACAACAATAATTTACGAATTTCTTAATAACTTTCTACACTTTTTACTTTTTTCTTATGCTTCGAATTCTTTATAGCGGTTCTAATGTTTCGTATCATCCCCATATTTTCCCCTGTATATACCCATATTAAAGTGTAGATAATTTGTTGAATCCCTATAACTAAAAAGGCACCTAGTATCAGTCCTAACATTAATGATGACATATAAAAATTCCTCCTTAAATCCGAATTCTTTCAATTGTAGATTTCTTTAATGGAACGAAGTCTTTCCTTTTTGTTTGATGGAAAACCGACAATTATTATTACTATACCTAATCCCATTAATACTAAGGAATTTGCAAGCATTTTGTCCCCCTTTAAGAGAAATAAATGATTATAGAATAATACGTTTAAATGAAATTTTGGTTTCATCTTCTTTCAATAGTCGAGTAGAAGAGAGCCTTTCTACCTTACGGTAAATTGTACTCTCCCCCCTCACAGAACCGTGCTTGCGCAATTAACGCACACGGCTCCTCCTAATTATCTTTTACAGAATATAGCTAATCTCTTTTCTTAATTCATAAATGTTTACTTTAATTATTGGAGTTGGAAGTGGAAACTTCTTTAGAAAGAGTCTAAATTTATCCCAGGTAAAGGATTTCCTCTGACTTCTTCTATTTAGCCATTTATATAGTAGTTCTTCAATCTTCTCTTTAAAACCGTTCACAGTTTGCGTATTGTCTGTAATGCAGTAATAGTTGTAATAACCTATAAGTGACCTTTTAAATCTATCCATAATTAAATGAATAGATTTATTCCTATTTGTCTTCAACCATTCTTTAGTCTCTCTGAGTTTACCTTGGACTTTCTTCCTGCTCGACTTCCGTTTTACACGAAATTTCCCTTGTTTACTTTTGCTGCAATAATGGGTAAATCCAAGAAAATCAAAGGTT encodes the following:
- the ltrA gene encoding group II intron reverse transcriptase/maturase — its product is MQDCFDTLYAQSVGGHHFYDLTELMSSPDNIRLAYRNIKRNTGSKTAGTDKLSINDIQHLAVEDVIATVQSMFKWYEPQTVRRVYIPKGNGKTRPLGIPTIWDRIFQQCILQILEPICEAKFHKHSYGFRPNRSTHHAKARLEFLINQSGLHHCVDVDIKGFFDNVNHSKLLKQMWSIGIRDKSLLSIISRLLKAEIDGEGVPTKGTPQGGILSPLLSNIVLNELDWWVSDQWETFKSRYTYATNGSKYQPLKKTALKECFIIRYADDFKVMCRTRSQAIKMNYALKDFLRKRLQLETSEEKSKVINLKKNSSEFLGFTFKAVRKGKTRFGYVARSNMSKKAKVNAFLKIKEAIKVIKRKPCIQTVWNFNTVVMGIQNYYSVATNISINLNELNAHLRRTLYNQLRNIRTEASFHEMTKTLQKRYKGYKTKLYKIQKMVFVPIHAQRWKKTLGFSQVICNFTAEGREKIHNSLKAIDKNMLSYIMRNYISSRSIEYNDNRISKFIAQYGKCAILGEGLGIHEWHCHHINPYHLSKDDSYSNLVVIHKTIHQLIHLKDKAKIEALLQSLKLTSKQKEKVNKLRLRCQNEII
- a CDS encoding group II intron maturase-specific domain-containing protein, producing the protein MEIAEDKTKVIPFGRFAEHNAKRIGNSKPATFDFLGFTHYCSKSKQGKFRVKRKSSRKKVQGKLRETKEWLKTNRNKSIHLIMDRFKRSLIGYYNYYCITDNTQTVNGFKEKIEELLYKWLNRRSQRKSFTWDKFRLFLKKFPLPTPIIKVNIYELRKEISYIL